Below is a genomic region from Desulfobacter sp..
TACAACCAAACGTATTGAGACAGAGTTTACCTATCCGATACTGCTTTTATCTGCCGTAAAAATAAGGGATTAACCCTTTTAAGGACCCAGGGATCAGATGGTTGATCCCTGGGGTTCGCCCATCTGCCTGGGGATATTGTCCCGGCCCGTGGTTGGCAGGTCTTAAATTCATTTGTCAACGGCCCTAACTGCCTGTAGGTTTTTCATGGGGCAGGCCTTTTTTTGCATTGGCCATCAGGCTTGAATTTCGGTTTGTCAAGAAGGGGCGTATGCCCCTGATCCACCATACAGAAACATTTTCTTTGTTGTCTTGGTTTGTTCCTCATTGCGGAGTACCTTCATTCGTCGCTCGCTTGGCACCGCAATATGGTACCTTTGCGGGTGGCCCGCGAAAGCACGGAACACCCTCATATTCAAGCCAATATAAAAATAAGCGGTGAACTTGGGTATGAGAGGCAGTGCCGGGAGATGAGTTTTGAATTTTCCGGAAATATGGGGGTATGCTCCAAGGGCCTTGGGTTGAATTTAAGGGTTTGGGTCAGGCGTTTAAAATTCCCCTGCCCAGGGGAGGCAACCGTGAAAAGAAGAAAGGAAACCCCATGATTATTATTTCAAATGTTCACTATCCGCCGGAAAGCACCCGGGAGATAGCCAAACGGTATTTGACGGCAAAGGCCTTGCCCGATTATATTATAAAAAAAGGCCCTTATGTCTCTTCAAGTACCGGCAAGGGCATCCATTCCATTACCTACTATGAAGTGGAAACTCACCGGCTGGCGAGGCGCTTCAGGCGGTTGGTCAAAGCCTTTTAGTCTATTTCGGGGTCAAGGGATACACCTATGATATCAAACCCTATTTTGAGCTTGAAGAGGGGTTGGGTATTCTGGGCATGTGATTTTTATTTTGGCGCTGTTGTTTTGCCCATTCGCAGATATTTTCAAAATCAGAAAATTTCCATTTATGGGGGAAATTTTCGCATTGAACAGGCTTGACCGGTTGAATTTTGCAGCCCTTGTCTGTTAGGAAAATGCATGCCCCGTCTGTTTGCTCGATCAGGGACAGGGTCTGCCTGTCCCGGGTCAACCGGGTATAGGTATTGGTAAAGGTGTGTACATCCAGCCCTAAATATTGGGCAATGGCATCGGGGTCTTCAGGGCCGAGTCTGACATATCCCGATTCCCTGCAGCAGGCATGGCATTGGATACAGTGAAAGTCTGTGAGATCCAGTTCTTTGTTCAAAGGCATATTATCCACGCTGTTTTCAGGCCGCATCAGGTCGTTTTTTTGATTTTGGGTCCATTCTTTTTTTTTCAAACTCACCTGTGATCATGGCCACAAGCTCTTCAGAGCTCAGCCGCCGTCTTGAAAGCCTGTATTCATTATTTTCCACCACCACTTCGGCCGGCATGGGTCTTAAATTGTAATTGCCGCCCATGGCATAACAATAGGCTCCGGCATTCTGGATGACCAGAAGATCATTTTCCCTTATCCGGGGCAGGGTCCGGTCTTTGGCAAACAGATCCCCGGTTTCACAGATGTTACCGCAGATATCATAAACCTGGGGGCTTCCCTGGGGGTTGGATAG
It encodes:
- a CDS encoding YkgJ family cysteine cluster protein encodes the protein MPLNKELDLTDFHCIQCHACCRESGYVRLGPEDPDAIAQYLGLDVHTFTNTYTRLTRDRQTLSLIEQTDGACIFLTDKGCKIQPVKPVQCENFPHKWKFSDFENICEWAKQQRQNKNHMPRIPNPSSSSK